CTGCTCTGCTTCGGCGCGCAGGCGCGCCTCCTCGGCCTCGCGCTCCGCCCGGGTCGCCGCTTCCTGCGCGATCGTCGGGGCGAACAGGTCGCGCAGCGCGTGGACGCGCTCGGCGCTGAGCCGGTCGGTCGCCCCAAGCCACGCGACCACGCCCACCAGGGCGAGGAAGTGGGCGAGCGCGAAGGTCGTCACGATGAGCCACACACTGCGCATCAGGCGGCGCTCCAATCCGTGCCGTCGCGCCGGGCGGCGCGGGCGTTGACCATGTCATCGATCGCCGCGGCCTCTTTCTTGTTCTCTTCGCGGATCCATGCCTCGAGCCGGCGCTGGCGCAGCAGCTCGACCGCCTTGCGGTCCGCCGTGGCCTTCATGAGGGCCGCCCGGGCCCTGTCGAGCTTCTGGAGAACGCCCCCCAGACGCACCGCCAGTCGCTGGATGTTCGCCGTCGCGTGGAGGGAGGCGTGGCTCTGCAGTCGCACGCCGGCGACATCGACGGCGCGCCCGGCCGGGGCGAGCGCCTCGCGCAGGTCGCGTTTCTGATCCGCGAGCGCCCGCTGGGACGCGCGGATTTCTTCCTCGAGCGCCAGCCGCTCGCGCTCGATCTGGGCGACCTCGAGCCGGCGCGCGTCTTCCATGCGTCGGCGCTGCGACAGGAGGGTCTCGAGCTGGAAGCGGAACTTCGCCATAATCGCGATCAGGGCCTCCTCGTGCCGAGCTGCTGGAGGATCGCGCCGGCTTCGACCGCGAGGTGCATCAGTCGCTTCTTCGCGTCGTCGAACGCGTCGCCCTCGCCCGAGGACTGCTGGAGCAGCGCCTCGATCTTGGGCCTGAGCTGGATCGCGGCGTCGACCGTCGGGTTGCTGCCCTTCGCGTAGGCGCCGATGTTCACCAGGTCCTCGACCTCGGCGTACGCCGCCAGCAGCTTGAGCACCTGCTGGCGCGCGGCGATGTGCTGGCGGTCGCACACCTCGTTGGCGACGCGCGAGACCGAGTCGAGCACGTCGATCGCCGGGAAGTGCCCCTTCTGCGCGAGCTTGCGCGAGAGGATCACGTGCCCGTCGAGGATGCCCCTGGCGGCGTCGGCGATGGGCTCGGTCATGTCGTCGCCTTCGACGAGGATCGCGTAGAACGCGGTGATGGACCCCACGCCGTCGATCGCGCCGGCGCGCTCGAGGAGCATGGGCAGCGCCGCGAACACGCTGGGCGTGAAGCCCTTGGTCGCCGGGGGCTCGCCGACGGACAGGCCGACCTGTCGCTGCGCCTGCGCGAAGCGCGTGACCGAGTCCATCATGAGCATGACGTCGGCGCCCTGGTCGCGGAACCACTCGGCGATGCTCGTGGCCGCGTAGGCGGCGCGGATGCGAAGCAGTGGCGATTCATCGCTGGTCGCGCAGACGACGACGCTGCGCATGAGCCCGTCGGGGCCGAGGGCGTGCTCGACGAAGTCGCGCACCTCGCGCCCGCGCTCGCCGATGAGGGCGATGACCGAGACGTCCGCCGCCGTCCGGCGCGCGATCGACGCCATGAGCGTCGACTTGCCCACGCCCGGCCCGGCGAAGATGCCCATGCGCTGGCCGCGCCCCACGGTGGTCATGAGGTCGACGGCACGCACGCCCGTGGGCATGGGGGTGCGGATCGGCGTGCGCTGCAGGGGCGAGATCGGCGCAGGGTTCAGGGGCTGGGGCGAGAGGTCCACCGGCGCTGGACGCCCGTCGATCGGGTTTCCCATCGCGTCGACGCAGCGCCCCAGCAGCGAATGGCCCGAGAGCACGGTCGGCGTCGCCTGCTCGCCCACGACGCGATCGCCCGGGCGCACGCCCGAGGTCGCGCACAGCAGCATCACGATCGCGGTGTCGGAATCGAACCCGACGACCTCGCCCAGCTTGGGGCCCTCGAGCGTGCGCACGCTCACGAGCGACCCGGTCGCCAGCGGCAGGTCGTCCACCAGCAGCGACAGCCCGCGCAGCGCGCGCACGCTGCCGGTCACGCGCATCGGGAGCACACGCCGGAGCGCGTCGATCTGGGGGCCCAGCACGCTCACGCCTGCTCCTCGCCCTCGGGGTCAGCCCGGGGCAGCGCGGTCGCGTTGCGATCGGGCATCAGCGCCTCGCAGATCCGGGCGATCTGCGTCTCGATCGACGCGTCGATCTCGCCCTTGTCGGTGCGCACGATGACCGATCCCTTGGAGAGCGCCTCGTCCTCGACGATCTCGGCGTGGGCCATCGACGCGAACCTGCGCGCGAGCGCCGGGGTCATCTGGCGCAGCAGCTCGGCGTCGCCGGGGCTGCAGGCGATGCGCAGTCGCGTCGCGCGGGTGACCATCCCCAGCGCCGCTTCGAGCTGCGCGCCGGCCGACGCTTCGTCCATCTCCACGGCGCGCTTCGCGACGCGCTCCGCGACGCCCAGGGCCACGCGCAGCACGTCGAGCTTCGCCTCGCGCAGCATCGCGACGCGGACCGTCTCGAACCCCTCGAGCGCGTCGGCCCAGGCGACCGCGAGGCGCTGGAGGTCCTGCGCCACCTGCTCGCGCGCCTGCGCCGTCCCCAGCTCCTGGCCCTTGCGGAAGCCCGCGTCGTAGCCCTTCTTCTCGCCCTGCGCGATGCCGACCTTCTCGGCGTCGGCGATCAGGCGCGCTCGCTCGGCCTGCGCGTCCTCGACGATCTTCTGCGCCTGGAACTTCGCCTGGCCCAGGATGCGATCGCCCTGGCGCGACAGCTCGCCCAGGTCGAGGACGATCGCGTCCTTCGCCATCGTGGCCGCCTGCGCGTTGCGGATCAGCGCCACGACGCGCCCTCCGGGTTGGTGCGAGCGCTTCGCATCAGACGATCAGCTCCTCGTCGCCGCCGCGACCGGCGATGACGATCTCGCCCGAGTCCTCGAGGCGGCGCACGATGTCGACGATGCGCTGCTGGGCGGACTCGACATCGCTGATGCGGACCGGGCCCATGTACTCCATGTCCTCCTTGATGAGCTGCGCGGCGCGCTCGGACATGTTGTTGAAGATCTTCTGCTTGAGCTCGTCGGACGCGGTCTTGAGGGCGAGGGCCAGCTCGTCGTTGTCGACCTCCTTGAGCACGCCCTGGATGCCGCGGTCGTCGACCATGCGGATGTCCTCGAAGACGAACATGAGCCGGCGGATCTGCTCGACGAGCTCTGGGTCCTCGGCCTCGAGGCCCTCCATGATCTGCTTCTCGGTGGTGCGGTCGGCGAGGTTGAGGATCTCGGCGACGGCGTCGATGCCGCCGGTCTTCTCGGTGGACTGGCTGAGCATGTTCGCGAGGCGCGACTCGAGGCCCTTCTCGACCTCGCGGATGACCTCGGGGTTGGTCTGCTCCATGTTCGCGATGCGCTTGATGACCTCGACCTGCTTGTCGGGCTGCAGGCCGACGATGATCTCCGACGCCTTGTGGAAGGGCAGGTGGCAGACGATCAGCGCGATGGTCTGGGGGTGCTCGTCCTGGATGAAGGTCAGCAGGTTCTCGCTCTCGGCCTTCTGCAGGAACGAGAACGGGGTCTTCTGCACCTGCGTCTGGATCTGCGAGAGCACCTTGTCGGCGGTCTTGCTGTCGAGCGACTGCTTGAGGAGGACCTTCGCGTACTCGAGCCCGCCCTCGGCGGCGTACTGCGACGCGATGGTGATCTGGTAGAACTCCTCCACCACGGAGTTGCGCAGCGTCGTGGGGACCTGCCCCAGCGACGCGAGCTCGCGCGTCACCTGCTCGATCGAATCGGCCGGCAGGTTCTTGAGCATGTCGCTGGCGGTCTGGGCGTCGAGCGACAGCAGCAGGATCGCCGCTTTGGTGATCCCCGTCAGGTGCTCCGGGCTTTCGGGCAGTTTTTCGCCTGGCTTGCGTGGTGGCATGGTTTGGCGCCGTGGTGGTGGACGCGAATCGTCGACCGCTTACTGATCGGACTGGATCCATCGGTTTAGCAGGCCGGCCGCTTCGGCGGGGCGCTGCTTGACCATGTCTTCGACCTGCTCGAGCACCTTCTGGCTCTGGATCGCCGAGTCGGACAGCTCGATGCCCGAGAGCGCCGCGTCGGCTTCGCCCGCTTCGCCCACGAGGTCGGTCTCGCCCGAGAGGGCCGGGGGCACGCCCATGAGCTCTTCGGGGCTGGGCAGCTTGTCGATCTTGGTGGCGCGCCTGACCGTGAGCGCCATCATGCCCAGGGCGGCGAGCGCGAGGAGCGTGAGGACCACGGTGCGCACGCCGCCGGCGTTCTCGAAGATCGACGCGACGCCGCCCGTGCCTGAGCCGCCAGCCCCGCCGCCCATCCCGGCGCGGAACGCCTCGGGGTACGCCTTCTGGAGCATCTCGAAGTC
This Phycisphaeraceae bacterium DNA region includes the following protein-coding sequences:
- a CDS encoding flagellar FliJ family protein, yielding MAKFRFQLETLLSQRRRMEDARRLEVAQIERERLALEEEIRASQRALADQKRDLREALAPAGRAVDVAGVRLQSHASLHATANIQRLAVRLGGVLQKLDRARAALMKATADRKAVELLRQRRLEAWIREENKKEAAAIDDMVNARAARRDGTDWSAA
- a CDS encoding FliI/YscN family ATPase: MSVLGPQIDALRRVLPMRVTGSVRALRGLSLLVDDLPLATGSLVSVRTLEGPKLGEVVGFDSDTAIVMLLCATSGVRPGDRVVGEQATPTVLSGHSLLGRCVDAMGNPIDGRPAPVDLSPQPLNPAPISPLQRTPIRTPMPTGVRAVDLMTTVGRGQRMGIFAGPGVGKSTLMASIARRTAADVSVIALIGERGREVRDFVEHALGPDGLMRSVVVCATSDESPLLRIRAAYAATSIAEWFRDQGADVMLMMDSVTRFAQAQRQVGLSVGEPPATKGFTPSVFAALPMLLERAGAIDGVGSITAFYAILVEGDDMTEPIADAARGILDGHVILSRKLAQKGHFPAIDVLDSVSRVANEVCDRQHIAARQQVLKLLAAYAEVEDLVNIGAYAKGSNPTVDAAIQLRPKIEALLQQSSGEGDAFDDAKKRLMHLAVEAGAILQQLGTRRP
- the fliG gene encoding flagellar motor switch protein FliG, with amino-acid sequence MPPRKPGEKLPESPEHLTGITKAAILLLSLDAQTASDMLKNLPADSIEQVTRELASLGQVPTTLRNSVVEEFYQITIASQYAAEGGLEYAKVLLKQSLDSKTADKVLSQIQTQVQKTPFSFLQKAESENLLTFIQDEHPQTIALIVCHLPFHKASEIIVGLQPDKQVEVIKRIANMEQTNPEVIREVEKGLESRLANMLSQSTEKTGGIDAVAEILNLADRTTEKQIMEGLEAEDPELVEQIRRLMFVFEDIRMVDDRGIQGVLKEVDNDELALALKTASDELKQKIFNNMSERAAQLIKEDMEYMGPVRISDVESAQQRIVDIVRRLEDSGEIVIAGRGGDEELIV